The following coding sequences are from one Devosia yakushimensis window:
- a CDS encoding NAD-dependent succinate-semialdehyde dehydrogenase codes for MRALTDPTLLRSQSFINGQFTGAASLPVTNPANGEVLGHVPNHGATEATLAVEAAAAAFHPWAARTAKDRSAVLRKWFELIMAARADLATILTSEQGKPYAEALGEIDYAASYIEFYAEEAKRVAGELLPSHRADARIMVLRQPIGVVAAITPWNFPAAMITRKIAPALAAGCTVVLKPAPETPLTALALAELAQRAGFPAGAVNVLTGDAIAIGGVLTSHPKVRLVGFTGSTEVGKILMRQAASTVKKVALELGGNAPFIVFDDADIDAAVEGAILSKFRNMGQTCVCTNRIYVQDKVHDAFVEKLIAKVRALKVGDGFAEGVVQGPLITEDAVEKVETHIADALAKGASLELGGKRHELGQTFFEPTVLTGVTGDMVLAQEETFGPLAPVFRFTTEDEVIEAANATETGLAAYFYSQNAARLFRVMERLEYGMVGINTGLISTELAPFGGVKESGNSREGSAHGLLEFTELKYACVGGL; via the coding sequence ATGCGCGCCCTGACCGATCCGACCCTGTTGCGGTCGCAGAGTTTCATCAACGGCCAGTTCACCGGCGCGGCGAGCCTTCCGGTGACCAACCCGGCCAATGGCGAAGTTCTCGGCCATGTCCCCAATCACGGCGCCACCGAAGCCACGCTTGCCGTTGAAGCCGCCGCCGCTGCCTTCCACCCCTGGGCCGCCCGCACCGCCAAGGACCGCAGTGCCGTGCTGCGCAAATGGTTCGAGCTGATCATGGCCGCCCGCGCCGATCTCGCCACCATCCTCACCAGCGAACAGGGCAAGCCCTATGCCGAGGCCCTGGGCGAGATCGATTACGCCGCCTCCTATATCGAATTCTACGCCGAGGAAGCCAAGCGCGTGGCGGGCGAATTGCTGCCGTCGCACCGCGCCGATGCCCGCATCATGGTGCTGCGCCAGCCCATTGGCGTGGTCGCGGCGATCACCCCGTGGAATTTCCCCGCCGCCATGATCACCCGCAAGATCGCCCCGGCTTTGGCGGCCGGTTGCACAGTGGTGCTCAAACCCGCGCCCGAAACCCCGCTGACCGCCCTGGCACTGGCCGAACTGGCCCAGCGCGCCGGCTTTCCGGCTGGTGCGGTCAATGTGCTGACCGGCGATGCCATCGCCATTGGCGGGGTGCTGACCAGCCATCCCAAGGTGCGGTTGGTGGGCTTTACCGGCTCCACCGAAGTGGGCAAGATCCTGATGCGCCAGGCCGCCAGCACGGTCAAGAAAGTGGCGCTCGAACTGGGTGGCAACGCCCCCTTCATCGTCTTCGACGATGCCGATATCGATGCGGCGGTCGAGGGCGCCATCCTCTCCAAATTCCGCAATATGGGCCAGACCTGCGTCTGCACCAACCGCATCTACGTGCAGGACAAGGTGCATGACGCCTTTGTCGAAAAGCTCATCGCCAAAGTCCGCGCACTCAAGGTCGGCGACGGCTTTGCCGAGGGTGTGGTGCAGGGTCCGCTGATCACCGAGGATGCCGTGGAGAAGGTGGAAACCCACATTGCCGACGCCCTCGCCAAGGGCGCTTCGCTCGAGCTGGGTGGCAAGCGGCATGAACTGGGCCAGACTTTCTTCGAACCCACCGTGCTCACCGGGGTTACCGGCGACATGGTGCTGGCGCAGGAAGAAACCTTCGGCCCCCTGGCCCCGGTCTTCCGCTTCACCACCGAAGACGAGGTGATCGAAGCCGCCAATGCCACTGAAACCGGGCTTGCCGCATATTTCTATTCCCAGAACGCCGCAAGGCTGTTCCGCGTCATGGAAAGGCTGGAATATGGCATGGTCGGCATCAATACCGGCCTCATCTCCACCGAACTGGCGCCCTTCGGCGGCGTCAAGGAAAGCGGCAATTCCCGCGAGGGGTCCGCCCATGGCCTATTGGAGTTCACCGAGCTGAAATATGCATGTGTGG
- the gabT gene encoding 4-aminobutyrate--2-oxoglutarate transaminase, producing the protein MQSNAALQNRRMAAIPRGLANAFPVYPQRAENAEIWDIEGKRYIDFAGGIAVLNTGHRHPKVMAAVAAQLERFTHTAFQILPYEPYVELCEKLNALAPFKAPAKSLLLSTGAEAVENAVKIARAATGRPGVIAFSGGFHGRTTLTMALTGKVAPYKVKFGVAPPAIYHLPFPASSHGVSVSDTLKALETLFRADISPSDVAAIIIEPVQGEGGFLPAPTELLQTLRKTCDTHGIVLIADEVQTGFARTGKMFGIEHSGVEPDLVTVAKSLAGGFPLSGVIGRASIMDAAEPGGLGGTYAGSPVACAAALAVLDVIAGEGLLQRADIIGDEIRKSLQNIANNKNAVPIAAIRGPGAMIAFDILDRQGAPDAAATKRVIASALDEGLVLLSCGIHGNTIRVLNPLTISDAVLAEGLAKLEKALVAAHIE; encoded by the coding sequence ATGCAGTCCAATGCTGCCCTGCAGAACCGCCGCATGGCCGCCATCCCGCGCGGTCTTGCCAATGCCTTTCCCGTTTATCCCCAGCGCGCCGAAAACGCCGAAATCTGGGATATCGAGGGCAAGCGCTATATCGATTTTGCCGGCGGCATTGCCGTGCTCAATACCGGTCACCGCCACCCCAAGGTGATGGCCGCCGTGGCCGCGCAGCTCGAGCGGTTCACCCACACCGCCTTCCAGATCCTGCCCTATGAGCCCTATGTGGAGCTCTGCGAAAAGCTCAATGCGCTGGCCCCGTTCAAAGCCCCGGCCAAGTCGCTGCTGCTTTCGACCGGCGCGGAAGCCGTTGAAAACGCAGTCAAAATCGCCCGCGCCGCTACCGGCCGTCCCGGCGTCATCGCCTTTAGCGGCGGCTTTCACGGCCGCACCACGCTGACCATGGCGCTCACCGGCAAGGTCGCGCCCTATAAGGTCAAGTTCGGTGTCGCCCCGCCCGCCATCTACCATCTGCCCTTCCCGGCGTCGAGCCATGGCGTCAGCGTTTCCGATACGCTCAAGGCGCTCGAAACCCTGTTCCGCGCCGACATATCCCCCAGTGACGTCGCCGCCATCATCATCGAGCCGGTGCAGGGCGAAGGCGGCTTTCTCCCCGCCCCCACCGAATTGCTGCAGACTCTGCGCAAAACCTGCGACACCCACGGCATCGTCCTGATCGCCGATGAAGTGCAGACCGGCTTTGCCCGCACCGGAAAAATGTTCGGCATCGAGCATTCCGGCGTCGAGCCTGACCTGGTGACCGTAGCCAAGTCGCTGGCCGGCGGCTTCCCGCTGTCGGGTGTCATCGGCCGGGCCTCCATCATGGATGCGGCCGAGCCGGGCGGGCTGGGCGGCACCTATGCCGGCAGCCCCGTCGCCTGCGCCGCGGCCCTCGCTGTCCTCGACGTCATCGCCGGGGAAGGCCTGCTGCAGCGCGCCGATATCATCGGCGATGAAATTCGTAAGTCATTGCAAAATATAGCGAATAATAAAAACGCCGTACCAATCGCGGCCATTCGCGGCCCCGGCGCCATGATCGCTTTCGACATTCTCGACCGCCAGGGCGCACCCGATGCCGCCGCGACCAAACGGGTCATTGCATCAGCGCTCGACGAGGGCCTCGTATTGTTGTCCTGCGGCATCCATGGCAACACCATCCGCGTTCTCAATCCGCTGACCATTTCCGACGCCGTGCTGGCCGAAGGCCTGGCCAAGCTCGAAAAAGCCCTTGTCGCGGCTCATATCGAATAG